From Acidobacteriota bacterium, the proteins below share one genomic window:
- a CDS encoding ATP-binding cassette domain-containing protein, with the protein MTGAPQIDAARPDAGGLEPADAVQASVIVEHVSFAFGDHRVLQDVSFSVRRGSMLFLLGPSGSGKSVLLKLLLGLYRPDSGAITVNGHRIDRMTERELLAVRRDIGMVFQENALFDSLTVNENVGYRLYEETDMPLAEARARVEEVLGFVGLGEYIERLPSELSGGQRRRVGLARGMATKPSLLLFDDPTTGLDPLTAATVDNEIVKLRDLERVTAIVATHQIRDAFYIATHEAVRRGDAIEIVQVDNPKTADFILLNDGRIHFEGHAAEILASDDPYVREFLYNTLPPW; encoded by the coding sequence GTGACCGGCGCACCGCAGATTGATGCCGCGCGGCCGGACGCCGGCGGGCTCGAGCCAGCCGACGCTGTCCAGGCCAGCGTGATCGTCGAGCACGTCTCGTTCGCGTTCGGCGACCACCGGGTGCTGCAGGACGTGAGCTTCTCCGTCCGGCGCGGCAGCATGCTGTTCCTGCTCGGGCCGAGCGGCAGCGGCAAGTCCGTGCTGCTCAAGCTGCTGCTCGGCCTGTACCGGCCGGACTCTGGCGCCATCACGGTCAACGGTCACCGCATCGATCGGATGACGGAGCGCGAGCTGCTCGCGGTGCGGCGCGACATCGGGATGGTCTTCCAGGAGAACGCGCTGTTCGACTCGCTGACGGTGAACGAGAACGTCGGCTACCGCCTGTACGAAGAGACCGACATGCCGCTCGCCGAGGCGCGCGCGCGGGTCGAGGAGGTGCTCGGCTTCGTCGGACTCGGCGAGTACATCGAGCGCCTGCCGTCGGAGCTGTCGGGCGGGCAGCGCCGCCGCGTCGGACTCGCGCGGGGCATGGCGACGAAGCCGAGCCTGCTGCTCTTCGACGATCCGACGACCGGGCTCGACCCGCTCACCGCCGCGACGGTGGACAACGAGATCGTCAAGCTGCGCGACCTCGAACGCGTGACCGCGATCGTCGCCACCCATCAGATCCGCGACGCGTTCTACATCGCCACCCACGAAGCCGTACGGCGTGGCGATGCGATCGAGATCGTCCAGGTGGACAACCCGAAGACCGCCGACTTCATCCTGCTGAACGACGGGCGGATCCATTTCGAGGGTCATGCCGCCGAGATCCTCGCGTCGGACGATCCCTACGTGAGGGAGTTCCTGTACAACACGCTGCCGCCGTGGTGA